Proteins found in one Brachypodium distachyon strain Bd21 chromosome 5, Brachypodium_distachyon_v3.0, whole genome shotgun sequence genomic segment:
- the LOC100841000 gene encoding sugar transport protein MST1, giving the protein MAAGDGAASAYGGELTFSVIITCLVAASGGLIFGYDIGISGGVSQMKPFLETFFPKVLRRMADAKRSQYCMFDSHALTAFTSSLYIAGLVASLFAGRVTRSLGRRGVMLVGGALFFAGGIMTGAAVNLAMLIVGRMLLGFGVGFTNQATPLYLAEMAPAQWRGSLGVAFQFFLSLGILIANLVNYGTARVQWGWRVSLGLAGAPAVVMVVGAFFLTDTPSSYVMRGKADLARAALVRVRGRGGDVDAELKDITRAVEAARSSQKGGFRKLIGSREYRPHLTFALALPLCHQLSGMMVLTFFSPLVFRIAGFGSNAALMGAVILAGVKFVSLILSTLVIDRYGRKVLVIAGAAIMIVCQVANAWIMRAQGGKNGEVPLPRPYGLALLVLTCVQGAGFGMSWAPLIWVIPGEIFPMEIRSAGQSVSVSVVLGLTFLQTQTFLALLCAFKYATFVYYASWVAVMTAFVLVFLPETKGVPLESMGSVWEGHWYWRRFVGGDGHRVKASPSDE; this is encoded by the exons ATGGCGGCAGGCGATGGCGCTGCTTCAGCTTACGGCGGGGAGCTGACGTTCTCCGTGATCATCACCTGCCTGGTGGCGGCCTCCGGCGGCCTCATCTTCGGCTACGACATCGGTATCTCAG GCGGCGTGTCCCAAATGAAGCCGTTCCTGGAGACCTTCTTCCCCAAGGTGCTGAGGAGGATGGCGGACGCGAAGCGGAGCCAGTACTGCATGTTCGACAGCCACGCGCTGACCGCCTTCACTTCGTCCCTCTACATCGCGGGGCTCGTGGCGTCTCTGTTCGCTGGCCGCGTCACGCGGTCGCTGGGCCGGCGCGGCGTGATGCTGGTGGGCGGGGCCCTGTTCTTCGCGGGCGGCATCATGACCGGCGCGGCCGTGAACCTGGCCATGCTCATCGTGGGCCGGATGCTGCTGGGCTTCGGCGTCGGGTTCACCAACCAGGCCACCCCGCTGTACCTCGCCGAGATGGCCCCCGCGCAGTGGCGCGGCTCGCTCGGCGTGGCCTTCCAgttcttcctctccctggGGATACTCATCGCCAACCTCGTCAACTACGGCACGGCGCGCGTGCAGTGGGGCTGGCGGGTCTCCCTCGGCCTGGCCGGCGCCCCGGCCGTGGTCATGGTCGTGGGCGCCTTCTTCCTCACGGACACGCCCAGCAGCTACGTCATGCGCGGGAAGGCGGACCTCGCCCGGGCGGCGCTCGTCCGGgtgcgcgggcgcggcggggaCGTGGACGCCGAGCTCAAGGACATCACGCGCGCCGTGGAGGCCGCGCGCAGCAGCCAGAAAGGCGGGTTCCGGAAGCTGATCGGCAGCCGGGAGTACCGCCCGCACCTGACGTTCGCCCTGGCGCTGCCGCTGTGCCACCAGCTCAGCGGCATGATGGTGCTCACCTTCTTCTCGCCGCTCGTGTTCCGCATCGCGGGATTCGGGAGCAACGCGGCGCTCATGGGCGCCGTCATCCTCGCCGGGGTCAAGTTCGTCTCCCTCATCCTCTCCACCCTCGTCATCGACCGCTACGGCCGCAAGGTGCTCGTCAtagccggcgccgccatcatGATCGTCTGCCAGGTTGCGAATGCGTGGATCATGAGGGCGCAAGGCGGCAAGAACGGGGAGGTGCCGTTGCCGCGGCCGTACGGGCTGGCTCTCCTGGTGCTGACATGCGTGCAGGGCGCCGGGTTCGGCATGTCGTGGGCGCCGCTGATCTGGGTCATCCCGGGCGAGATCTTCCCGATGGAGATCCGGTCGGCGGGGCAGTCGGTGAGCGTGTCCGTCGTGCTCGGGCTCACCTTCCTGCAGACGCAGACGTTCCTCGCCCTGCTCTGCGCATTCAAGTACGCCACTTTCGTCTACTACGCGAGCTGGGTGGCCGTCATGACGGCCTTCGTCTTGGTCTTCCTGCCGGAGACCAAGGGCGTGCCCCTCGAGTCCATGGGCTCCGTCTGGGAGGGCCACTGGTACTGGAGGCgcttcgtcggcggcgacggccacCGGGTCAAAGCATCTCCATCCGATGAATGA